Genomic window (Streptomyces sp. RerS4):
GCCGACGACCAGATGATGGTCCGCCAGGGCTTCACCGTGCTGCTGAACGCCCAGCCCGACATCGAGGTGATCGGGCAGGCCGTGGACGGGGCGGACGCGGTGGCGAAGGTCGCCGAACACGGGCCGGACGTGGTCCTGATGGACATCCGCATGCCCGGGATGGGCGGCATCGAGGCCACCTCCCTCATCACCGCCGTCCCGGAGTCGCAGGTGAAGGTACTGGTGCTGACCACCTTCGACCTCGACGAGTACGTCTACGAGGCCCTGCGGGCAGGCGCCTCGGGCTTCCTGCTGAAGGACGCCTCCGCCGATCAGCTCGCGGAGGCGGTGCGGGTCGTGGCCGCCGGGGAGGCGCTGCTGTCACCGAACATCACGAAGCGGCTGATCACCGAGTTCTCCCGGATGGGGGCGCCGCGCGCGCCCTCCCGCGCCCGGATCGACGAGCTGACGGAGCGGGAGACGGAGGTGCTGTCGCTGATCGCCCAGGGGCTGTCGAACGCGGAGATCGCCGGGCATCTGATCGTGGCCGAGCAGACGGTGAAGACCCATGTGGGGCGGATCCTGGTGAAGCTGGGGCTGCGGGACCGGACGCAGGCGGCGGTGTTCGCGTACGAGACGGGTCTGGTCCGTCCGACGGGCTACTGATCACCCGCGTAGTCCTTGAGGGGGACCCCGAAATCTCCCCATTGCCGCCGACGCGGACGAGGCCGGGCCCGACCTACGGTTTGGGCATGAACCAGACGACCGCCGGGGTGACCCCCCGGCCCCCCGAACTGCGGTTGGCGTCGGGCTTGATGCGGAGCCTGCGCGAGGACCTCGTCGACGACGCCTTCGCCTACCGCCCGTTGGCTCCGTTGCGCGCGGACGGGTCGCTGATCCGCCGGCTCCCGCGGGGGATGGGGCCGAAGGTGGTCCATCTGCCGCACGCGGTCGTGGCCGCGACGGCGTTCCTGGTGGCCGTTCTCTCCACCGCCGAGGCGAGCTTCTCGCCGGGCGCCCAGGTCCTGGTCATGGGCGTGATCGCGGGGGCTCCGGTGCTGATGACACTGGTGCGGCCCGTGGGGGCGTTCTG
Coding sequences:
- a CDS encoding response regulator transcription factor: MSAPIRVMIADDQMMVRQGFTVLLNAQPDIEVIGQAVDGADAVAKVAEHGPDVVLMDIRMPGMGGIEATSLITAVPESQVKVLVLTTFDLDEYVYEALRAGASGFLLKDASADQLAEAVRVVAAGEALLSPNITKRLITEFSRMGAPRAPSRARIDELTERETEVLSLIAQGLSNAEIAGHLIVAEQTVKTHVGRILVKLGLRDRTQAAVFAYETGLVRPTGY